The window ATCCCTGTAATCGCTATCAACCGTGCTGAAGACGCTATCCCTCTAGGTAAAGCACTTGTTGAAAACGGCATGCCATGTGCAGAAATCACACTACGTACAGAATGTGCAATCGAAGCGATTCGCATCATGCGTAAAGAGTTCCCAGACATGCTAATCGGTTCAGGTACGGTACTGACTAACGAGCAAGTTGATGCATCTATCGAAGCAGGCGTTGATTTCATCGTAAGCCCAGGTTTCAACCCTCGTACTGTTCAATACTGTATCGACAAAGGTGTTGCAATTGTACCGGGTGTAAACAACCCAAGCCTAGTTGAGCAAGCAATGGAAATGGGTCTTCGCACGTTGAAGTTCTTCCCTGCTGAGCCTTCTGGCGGTACTGGTATGCTTAAAGCACTAACCGCAGTTTACCCTGTTAAATTCATGCCAACTGGCGGCGTAAGCTTGAAGAATGTAGATGAATACCTATCTATCCCTTCTGTACTTGCGTGTGGCGGTACTTGGATGGTTCCAACTAACCTTATCGATGAAGGTAAGTGGGACGAACTAGGCAAACTTGTTCGTGACGCAGTTGATCACGTTAACGCTTAATCTGTTTTAGATTTCGTGATAAAGCCTCACTTCGGTGGGGCTTTTTGTTATCTGAGGTTTTTCAATAACTGAAGATTTTGTTATCTAGGTCTTTGAGTAACTGAAGTTTGATAGTTTGTTGGACAAACCAAGCCCCCAACACAAGAACAACAGAAAATTTGGCGGATAAATCGCGTAGATAAAGAGTACGGATAAATAACGAACAGATCGGGACGTGAAATAGAAAATAGCGACATAAAAACAATAAGCTACACTTAAATTCCAGAAACAATATTTTGCGATTTAGCACTGAGATTTAACGTGAATCCGATCGCACAACCATGCTCAGTTGTAGCACATTTGTTACGGTTATAATTAAAATCTTATAAATAAGCTCAACCAACACACCATTACTTATATTGTAATACATATAAACATTTGAGCATCAATTTTCCTTGAATCTGAAGCAAATCATAAAAACAAATAAACCCAACAAAAACAATATCTTAAATTAACTTACAGAGCCATTCCAAAAATCAATGCGACCTAGATCATACTAAAGACATATTGTAGTACAAATAAACCTTTGGACGCGTTAATCTAAGCGCAGTTAATTATGATATTTAAAAGGCTGAAAAGATGACTATTGATACTTTTGTTGTTCTCGCCTACTTCTTCTTTTTAATCGCTATTGGTTGGATGTTCCGTAAGTTCACCACGTCGACTAGTGATTACTTCAGAGGGGGCGGCAAAATGTTGTGGTGGATGGTTGGTGCAACCGCCTTCATGACACAGTTTTCAGCATGGACGTTTACAGGTGCCGCAGGACGCGCGTTCAATGACGGTTTCGTTATTGTAATCCTATTCTTAGCCAATGCTTTTGGCTACTTCATGAACTATATGTACTTCGCTCCAAAGTTCCGCCAACTTCGTGTGGTAACAGCGATCGAGGCTATTCGTCAGCGCTTTGGTAAAACGTCTGAACAGTTCTTCACATGGGCAGGAATGCCTGACAGCCTTATCTCTGCGGGTATCTGGCTAAATGGTCTCGCTATCTTCGTAGCAGCGGTATTCAACATCCCAATGGAAGCAACCATTGTGGTAACGGGTATGGTTCTAGTATTGATGGCAGTAACAGGCGGCTCTTGGGCGGTTGTTGCTTCTGACTTCATGCAAATGCTTGTTATCATGGCAGTAACCATTACTTGTGCGGTTGCAGCTTACTTCCACGGTGGCGGCTTAACGAACATCGTTGCTAACTTCGACGGCGACTTCATGTTAGGTAACAACCTAAACTACATGAGCATCTTCGTTCTTTGGGTTGTGTTCATCTTCGTGAAGCAGTTCGGTGTAATGAACAACAGCATCAACGCTTACCGTTACCTATGTGCAAAAGACAGTGAAAACGCACGTAAAGCGGCAGGCCTAGCATGTATCCTTATGGTT of the Vibrio lentus genome contains:
- a CDS encoding bifunctional 4-hydroxy-2-oxoglutarate aldolase/2-dehydro-3-deoxy-phosphogluconate aldolase encodes the protein MTTLNEQLASLKVIPVIAINRAEDAIPLGKALVENGMPCAEITLRTECAIEAIRIMRKEFPDMLIGSGTVLTNEQVDASIEAGVDFIVSPGFNPRTVQYCIDKGVAIVPGVNNPSLVEQAMEMGLRTLKFFPAEPSGGTGMLKALTAVYPVKFMPTGGVSLKNVDEYLSIPSVLACGGTWMVPTNLIDEGKWDELGKLVRDAVDHVNA